In Molothrus ater isolate BHLD 08-10-18 breed brown headed cowbird chromosome 21, BPBGC_Mater_1.1, whole genome shotgun sequence, a single genomic region encodes these proteins:
- the TMEM132E gene encoding transmembrane protein 132E codes for MASLEKMLPGPAALLCCLCSLLLPAHAKGPAPSPEPADPPGAILLPVSYRLSNTRLAFFLKELGASPAGNGSAPLQRSEPFVVFQTKELPVLNVTLGPFSTGLVLPKEHLQPSSTLEVPDRLTVNWKVRAFIVQPRLVASQPVVQVLFYVAGRDWDDFDVTDRLPCVRLHAFRDARELKSSCRLRGSLAMCLVQAELPHAWFGPSAVPLGRRKSPESLEVESQQAELYYTLHAPDGAGQCLGDARRGVGGARTEGPTQHPLLRIGSVSLLQPPPGPALQEHHLDGNVFIRLPDKPLKPGEVLSILLYLMSNSTVEHFTLRVKAKKGVNLLSTKSRSGQWLVSSELLTGGKHSTATVDVSRVDGAGPRDGDSSSEIMQLDFEMENFTSQSVTRRIMWHIDYRGRNPPPDLEKVVTELTVIQRDIRAIVPLAMDTEIINTAILTGRTVAIPVKVIAIELSGAIVDVSAMVECKSNNEDIIKVSSSCDYVFVSGKESRGSMSARVTFTYEHLSAPLEMTVWVPKLPLHIELSDARLSQVKGWRVPILPDRRSVRDSEHEEDEDERKQSRGCALQYQHSTLQVFTQFHTTAAEGTGQVVTMLGPDWLVEVTDLVSDFMRVDDPRVAHMVDSSTLAGREPGTTLFKVVSPLVEAVLGETLVTVAEEKVSITDLKAQVVSSLSLSLHPSPGNSHTIIARTSVQQTLSFFKQEALLSLWISYSDGTTAPLSLYDPKDYNLVVSSLDEKVVSVTQDRAFPLVVAESEGAGELLRAELVICESCQKTKRKSVLSTALATVRVHFGSEEDPTYDYDHVSSRPGLGEAGASTTLRAEVDRKADPSQDSRMSSASQPTEDFPTIPTGFVQVTRGLTDLEIGMYALLGVFCLAILVFLINCIVFVLKYRHKRIPPEGQTNMDHSHHWVFLGNGQPLRAHNDLSPQPESPGNPLENVQTCCHGDHHSSGSSQTSVQSQVHGRGDGSSGGSTRDQSEDPLNSPTSKRKRVKFTTFATMPSDELAYNSIPIADEEDLEWVCQDMGLQDPEELHNYIRRIKEIA; via the exons cccacGCCAAGggcccagcccccagccctgagcctgctgaTCCCCCTGGAGCCATCCTGCTGCCCGTCAGCTACCGCCTGTCCAACACCCGCCTGGCCTTCTTCCTcaaggagctgggagccagccccGCGGGCAACGGCAGCGCCCCTCTGCAGCGCTCCGAGCCTTTTGTCGTCTTCCAGACCAAGGAGCTGCCCGTCCTCAACGTCACCCTGGGGCCCTTCAGCAcggggctggtgctgcccaaggagCACCTGCAGCCCTCCAGCACCCTGGAGGTGCCCGACCGCCTCACCGTCAACTGGAAGGTGCGCGCCTTCATCGTCCAGCCCCGGCTGGTGGCCAGCCAGCCTGTGGTCCAAGTGCTCTTCTACGTGGCCGGCCGGGACTGGGACGACTTCGACGTGACGGACCGGCTGCCCTGCGTGCGGCTCCACGCCTTCCGCGACGCCCGCGAGCTCAAGAGCTCGTGCCGGCTGCGGGGCAGCCTGGCCATGTGCCTGGTGCAGGCCGAGCTGCCCCATGCCTGGTTCGGCCCCTCGGCTGTGCCgctgggcaggaggaagagcCCCGAGAGCCTGGAGGTGGAgagccagcaggcagagctgtacTACACCCTGCACGCCCCCGACGGCGCCGGGCAGTGCCTGGGGGACGCTCGCCGTGGGGTTGGCGGGGCCCGCACCGAGGGTCCCACGCAGCACCCGCTGCTGCGCATCGGCAGCgtcagcctcctgcagcccccgcCGGGGCCCGCCCTGCAGGAGCATCACCTGGATGGAAACGTCTTCATCCGCCTGCCCGACAAGCCCCTGAAGCCCGGGGAGGTGCTGAGCATCCTTCTCTACCTGATGTCCAACTCCACGGTGGAGCACTTCACCCTCAG GGTGAAGGCCAAGAAAGGTGTGAACCTGCTCAGCACCAAGTCCAGGAGCGGGCAGTGGCTGGTGAGCTCGGAGCTGCTGACGGGTGGCAAACACTCCACTGCCACCGTGGACGTGTCCAGGGTGGATGGGGCCGGGCCCAG ggatggggactcctcGTCCGAGATCATGCAGCTGGATTTCGAGATGGAGAACTTCACGAGCCAGTCGGTGACGCGCCGCATCATGTGGCACATCGACTACCGGGGCCGCAACCCCCCGCCCGACCTGGAGAAGGTGGTCACGGAGCTGACGGTCATCCAGAGGGACATCAGGGCCATCGTGCCCCTGGCCATG gacACGGAGATCATCAACACAGCCATCCTGACAGGGCGCACGGTGGCCATTCCCGTGAAGGTCATTGCCATCGAGCTCAGCGGCGCCATCGTGGATGTCTCGGCCATGGTGGAGTGCAAGTCCAACAACGAGGACATCATCAAG GTTTCCAGCAGCTGCGACTACGTCTTTGTCAGCGGGAAGGAGTCGCGGGGCTCCATGAGCGCCCGGGTCACCTTCACCTACGAGCACCTGTCGGCCCCGCTGGAGATGACGGTGTGGGTGCCCAAACTGCCCCTGCACATCGAGCTCTCGGACGCCCGGCTGAGCCAGGTCAAGGGCTGGAGGGTGCCCATCCTGCCGGACAGGAG GTCGGTGCGGGACAGCGAGCACgaggaagatgaggatgagCGGAAGCagagccggggctgtgccctgcagtaCCAGCACTCCACGCTGCAGGTCTTCACCCAGTTCCacaccacagcagctgagggcacGGGCCAGGTGGTCACCATGCTGGGGCCGGACTGGCTGGTGGAGGTCACCGACCTGGTCAGCGACTTCATGCGCGTGGACGACCCGCGGGTGGCCCACATGGTGGACAGCTCCACGCTGGCCGGGCGGGAGCCAGGGACCACCCTCTTCAAG GTGGTGTCCCCGCTGGTGGAGGCGGTGCTGGGTGAGACGCTGGTGACGGTGGCGGAGGAGAAGGTCAGCATCACAGACCTGAAGGCCCAGGTGGTCTCCAGCCTCTCGCTGTCcctccaccccagccctggcaacAGCCACACCATCATCGCCCGCACGTCCGTGCAGCAAACCCTGAGCTTCTTCAAGCAG GAAGCGCTGCTGAGCCTGTGGATTTCCTACAGCGACGGCACCACGGCCCCCCTGTCCCTGTACGACCCCAAGGACTACAACCTGGTGGTGAGCAGCCTGGACGAGAAGGTGGTGTCGGTGACCCAGGACCGGGCGTTCCCCTTGGTGGTGGCGGAGAGCGAGGGCGCGGGGGAGCTGCTGCGGGCCGAGCTGGTCATCTGCGAGAGCTGCCAGAAGACCAAGCGCAAGAGCGTCCTCTCCACGGCCTTGGCCACCGTGCGCGTCCACTTTGGCTCCGAGGAGGACCCCACCTACGACTACGACCACGTGTCCAGCaggccggggctgggggaggccGGGGCCAGCACCACCCTGCGGGCAGAGGTGGACAGGAAGGCGGACCCGAGCCAGGACAGCCGGATGTCCAGCGCGTCTCAACCCACCGAGGACTTCCCCACCATCCCCACCGGCTTCGTGCAGGTGACGCGGGGGCTGACGGACCTGGAAATCGGGATGTACGCCCTGCTGGGCGTCTTCTGCCTGGCCATCTTGGTCTTCCTCATCAACTGCATCGTCTTTGTGCTGAAGTACCGGCACAAGCGCATCCCGCCGGAAGGCCAGACCAACATGGACCATTCCCACCACTGGGTCTTCCTGGGCAACGGGCAGCCCTTGAGGGCTCACAATGACCTCTCCCCGCAGCCCGAGAGCCCGGGGAACCCGCTGGAAAATGTGCAGACCTGCTGCCACGGGGACCACCACAGCAGTGGGAGCTCGCAGACCAGCGTGCAGAGCCAGGTGCACGGGCGCGGGGACGGCTCCTCGGGGGGCTCCACGCGGGACCAGAGCGAGGACCCGCTCAACTCGCCCACCTCCAAACGGAAGCGGGTGAAGTTCACCACCTTTGCCACCATGCCCTCGGACGAGCTGGCCTACAACTCCATCCCCATCGCCGACGAGGAGGACTTGGAGTGGGTGTGCCAGGAcatggggctgcaggaccccGAGGAGCTCCACAACTACATCCGCAGGATCAAGGAGATCGCTTAA